One stretch of Priestia megaterium DNA includes these proteins:
- the copZ gene encoding copper chaperone CopZ produces MEKVTLTVRGMSCGHCVKSIEGSVGELNGVQHVEVNLNEAKVTVEFDQNKVSLESIKEAIDDQGYEVA; encoded by the coding sequence ATGGAAAAAGTAACGTTAACAGTTAGAGGAATGTCTTGTGGTCATTGTGTGAAATCTATTGAAGGAAGTGTTGGTGAACTTAACGGTGTACAACATGTAGAGGTAAATCTAAATGAAGCAAAGGTAACCGTTGAATTTGATCAAAACAAAGTATCGTTAGAATCAATTAAAGAAGCTATTGATGACCAAGGTTATGAAGTAGCCTAA
- a CDS encoding heavy metal translocating P-type ATPase, with product MSEQQKETTLQISGMTCAACANRIEKGLKKIDGVQDANVNFALERSTIVYDPSKTTTQDFEQKIQKLGYDIVNEKDEFSITGMTCAACANRIEKGLNKLEGVSKATVNFALETATVEYTPSQVSTIEMIQRVEKLGYGATLKSEEKEEDMNHREREIEKQKGKFWFSLILSFPLLWAMVSHFSFTSFIPLPSMLMNPWVQLALATPVQFIVGKQFYVGAFKALRNKSANMDVLVALGTSAAYFYSLYVSIKSIGSNAPMIELYYETSAVLLTLIILGKLFEANAKGRSSEAIKKLMGLQAKTATVLRNGEEVEIPIEEVQSGDIVYVKPGEKVPVDGEIVEGQSALDESMLTGESVPVDKTIGDAVIGATINKNGFLKVKATKVGRDTALAQIIKVVEEAQGSKAPIQRLADQISGIFVPIVVGIAVVTFLVWYIWVQPGDFASALEKLIAVLVIACPCALGLATPTSIMAGSGRAAEFGILFKGGEHLETTHRINTIILDKTGTVTNGTPELTDVFVASGIEEQEFLELVGSAERQSEHPLAQAIVEGIKAKGTELVSPSSFEAIPGFGIKATVNEKELLIGTRKLMNQNNIQIDNDLEKMIELEREGKTAMLVSINGQYAGLIAVADTIKETSKEAVARLKEMGLEVIMITGDNKQTAQAIAQQVGIEHVIAEVLPEGKAEEVKKLQQQGKKVAMVGDGINDAPALALADIGMAIGTGTDVAMEAADITLMRGDLNSIADAIYMSKKTIQNIKQNLFWAFGYNTLGIPIAAIGLLAPWLAGAAMAFSSVSVVLNALRLQRVKL from the coding sequence ATGAGCGAACAGCAAAAAGAAACCACTTTACAAATTAGTGGCATGACCTGTGCAGCTTGTGCAAACCGTATCGAAAAAGGATTAAAGAAAATTGATGGTGTTCAGGATGCTAACGTAAATTTTGCATTAGAAAGATCAACCATTGTATACGATCCATCAAAAACAACTACTCAAGATTTTGAACAAAAAATTCAAAAATTAGGTTATGACATTGTAAATGAAAAAGATGAATTTAGTATTACAGGCATGACTTGCGCAGCTTGTGCAAACCGAATTGAAAAAGGATTGAATAAATTAGAGGGAGTCTCAAAGGCCACAGTCAATTTCGCATTAGAAACAGCAACAGTAGAATATACCCCCTCCCAGGTAAGTACAATAGAAATGATTCAGCGCGTAGAGAAACTGGGATATGGAGCTACATTAAAGTCAGAAGAAAAAGAAGAAGACATGAATCATAGAGAAAGGGAAATCGAAAAGCAAAAAGGGAAGTTTTGGTTTTCACTCATTCTAAGTTTTCCTTTGTTATGGGCAATGGTTAGTCACTTTTCTTTTACTTCGTTTATTCCATTACCATCCATGCTAATGAACCCTTGGGTTCAATTGGCTCTAGCAACTCCAGTGCAGTTTATTGTAGGTAAACAATTTTACGTAGGTGCTTTCAAAGCACTTCGTAATAAAAGTGCCAATATGGATGTTCTCGTAGCTTTAGGAACGAGTGCAGCGTATTTCTATAGTTTATATGTTTCAATTAAATCAATAGGCTCAAACGCTCCAATGATTGAACTATATTATGAAACAAGTGCCGTATTACTCACACTTATTATATTAGGTAAGTTATTTGAAGCAAATGCTAAGGGGCGTTCTTCCGAAGCCATCAAAAAACTTATGGGATTACAGGCAAAAACAGCAACTGTTTTACGAAATGGTGAAGAAGTTGAGATTCCCATTGAAGAAGTACAATCAGGAGATATTGTTTATGTAAAACCGGGTGAAAAGGTGCCTGTGGATGGGGAAATAGTAGAAGGTCAATCAGCTTTAGACGAATCCATGTTAACAGGAGAAAGTGTTCCAGTAGACAAAACTATTGGAGACGCAGTTATTGGAGCAACAATTAATAAAAACGGATTTTTAAAAGTGAAAGCAACAAAAGTCGGAAGAGATACAGCTCTAGCACAAATTATTAAAGTAGTAGAAGAAGCTCAGGGTTCAAAAGCACCTATTCAGCGATTAGCTGATCAAATTTCGGGCATATTTGTTCCAATTGTAGTGGGTATAGCTGTTGTTACCTTCTTAGTTTGGTATATCTGGGTTCAACCAGGTGATTTTGCTTCAGCCCTAGAGAAATTAATTGCCGTATTGGTAATTGCTTGTCCATGTGCATTAGGGTTAGCAACTCCTACTTCTATTATGGCCGGGTCAGGTCGTGCAGCAGAGTTTGGTATCTTGTTTAAAGGTGGAGAACACTTAGAAACTACTCATAGAATTAATACCATTATCTTAGATAAAACAGGTACAGTTACAAACGGTACTCCTGAACTGACCGACGTATTTGTAGCAAGTGGAATTGAAGAACAGGAATTTTTAGAATTAGTAGGTTCAGCTGAACGACAGTCTGAGCATCCTCTTGCTCAGGCAATTGTTGAAGGAATAAAGGCAAAAGGAACTGAACTCGTTAGCCCTTCATCATTTGAAGCCATTCCTGGCTTTGGAATTAAGGCTACTGTAAATGAGAAAGAGTTATTAATTGGAACACGTAAACTAATGAATCAAAACAATATCCAAATTGATAATGATTTAGAAAAAATGATTGAGTTAGAACGTGAAGGAAAAACAGCTATGCTGGTTTCTATAAATGGTCAATATGCAGGATTAATTGCTGTAGCTGATACCATCAAGGAAACTTCTAAAGAAGCTGTAGCTCGATTAAAAGAGATGGGCCTAGAGGTTATTATGATTACAGGTGATAACAAGCAGACTGCCCAAGCAATTGCTCAACAGGTAGGTATTGAACACGTGATTGCTGAAGTATTGCCTGAAGGTAAAGCAGAAGAAGTAAAGAAACTTCAACAGCAAGGTAAAAAAGTAGCGATGGTCGGAGACGGGATTAATGATGCACCTGCTTTAGCATTAGCAGATATCGGAATGGCTATTGGTACCGGTACAGATGTAGCAATGGAGGCTGCTGATATTACCTTAATGCGTGGTGATTTAAACAGCATTGCTGATGCTATCTATATGAGTAAAAAGACAATCCAAAATATTAAACAAAATTTATTCTGGGCATTTGGTTATAACACGTTAGGTATACCGATTGCTGCGATTGGTTTATTAGCTCCCTGGTTAGCAGGCGCAGCAATGGCTTTTAGTTCTGTTTCTGTCGTTCTGAATGCACTAAGATTGCAAAGAGTTAAATTATAA